The following proteins are encoded in a genomic region of Cyclonatronum proteinivorum:
- a CDS encoding CotH kinase family protein — MPRRDYVQLALVAVILALFICGWNLSPALGQVNSVSEVPAQHESAAADPKQQAVAPTPQFNLAPGFYTEPVTLFISAGGQAVIRYTTDGSEPDENSAVFSAPVVLDSRAGEPNDISMIPTNAINPGQDPYNEAWQPPLGEVFKIHTIRARAFVPGMAPSEIITGSFLVDEAGESRYSLPVISITTNRDNFFDDDIGIYVPGNNLNYNQRGREWERPAWIEFFENDGSLAFSQGIGVRIHGGTSRNRPRKSLRLYARSDYGTSWISHQIFPDKPIGQFKRLILRNSGNDWDRTIFRDSFMQSLMRGMEVDMQHSRPAIVFINGEYWGVHNMRDRLDVRYLQTHHDTDPDNEESYTIAENNGVFDDGNPEGLTHYNQMRSFLNNPGVVSNTNFDELRNRMDVENFADYFLAQVYFRNTDWPGNNKQYWRGTDPTLPDGVPGSDGRWRWMMFDTDFGFGLDFDYVTGHQEGAAHNTLAFALQENGPGWPNPDWSTFIPRRLLQNPDYRNAFINRAADLLNTAFHPEYVAARLDSLEAIYLPEMQEHINRWRRPVSVSSWQQNVQIMRDFAVERPAFMRQHIRQQFNLSSAPAQITLDVSDPAHGFIRINRTEIRQGTPGITAQPYPWTGTYFTGIAVTLEAEARTGYVFSEWTGSVSSTEAVITVSPQQATSVTAVFAPQDDDVTDPPIEPWVMAQGDYTFSSWEASTPAGSYPPHMIFYQTDSSDPDLTSVFEQPWVLPYDLSSRSRINGLGDDGIGFINTANAQENGGGWLGTAVLALNTEGITQLYAGWRGGTVLPNSRVYNIRLQYRINPNDAFEDVTDSSGQPVQYERNSIAGHSSFVGPVALPQAMLNRSYAELRWVYYYTGVRLDNESGQRSKLRLTDIKISAEPFEVPEPLQFVQLRQTAQAGTTLQPFQVIVTDGAGHTDTGFNGEVTLSLAEGPGTLNGTLTVTASAGQAVFSDLVFSAAGTYRIQAEAHSETVVSDPIRVVALTEIIMPAIVQGAQPENNDRIPVAYRLRLEGLLPDTTYRFANRVIEESDGFEQDGAGNMIFAGNEAASFIRTTDSPDFSPSAFESGHFTLSTDEAGVFEGWFITEPSGNERFTPGNFLRIRLLLNDGQNGSTIHHVIDTFSEFQVLDFGELTGQATGVAAFSEADPGNFIVLYADEAGAERPVYATFVQQTGVQFDERYASFFREWVEETEGGWAAMIPNDFPSGIRRIEERTLADGLIIETKQSEDGSWGEGVPTANPVGGLTFPILLDFLSPVDVPSEPGEAAAEFILNQNYPNPFNPSTQISYTLPESVHVRLDVFSVNGQLVTTLQNGVQSAGTHTVVFDSRNFPIASGVYLYRIETGSFVQVKKMLLVK, encoded by the coding sequence ATGCCCCGTCGAGATTACGTACAACTAGCCTTGGTTGCGGTAATACTTGCGCTGTTTATCTGTGGATGGAATCTGTCGCCCGCACTGGGTCAGGTAAATTCTGTTTCAGAAGTCCCTGCACAGCACGAAAGTGCTGCAGCTGACCCAAAACAGCAAGCCGTAGCACCGACACCACAATTTAACCTTGCGCCCGGTTTTTATACCGAACCGGTCACGCTGTTTATTTCTGCCGGGGGGCAGGCGGTTATCCGCTACACTACGGACGGCAGTGAGCCCGATGAAAACAGTGCCGTTTTTTCAGCGCCTGTTGTGCTCGACTCCAGAGCCGGTGAGCCCAACGACATCTCGATGATCCCGACCAATGCCATCAACCCGGGTCAGGATCCCTACAACGAAGCCTGGCAGCCGCCTCTCGGAGAAGTCTTCAAAATCCACACCATTCGCGCCCGTGCCTTTGTGCCCGGCATGGCGCCAAGTGAAATTATTACCGGGAGTTTTTTGGTGGATGAAGCGGGGGAAAGCCGCTACAGTTTGCCTGTGATCTCTATCACAACCAACCGGGATAATTTTTTTGATGATGACATTGGGATTTATGTGCCGGGTAACAATCTCAATTACAATCAAAGAGGCCGCGAGTGGGAGCGGCCCGCATGGATTGAGTTTTTTGAGAATGATGGTTCCCTTGCCTTTTCACAGGGTATAGGGGTGCGCATTCATGGCGGTACAAGCCGCAATCGTCCCCGTAAATCGCTCAGGCTGTACGCCCGTTCAGACTACGGCACCTCATGGATCAGCCATCAGATTTTTCCGGATAAGCCCATCGGGCAGTTTAAGCGCCTGATTCTGCGCAACAGCGGCAACGACTGGGACCGGACTATTTTCCGGGACAGCTTCATGCAGTCTTTGATGAGAGGGATGGAAGTCGATATGCAGCACTCCCGCCCCGCGATTGTGTTCATCAACGGCGAATACTGGGGGGTGCATAACATGCGCGACCGGCTGGATGTGCGCTACCTGCAAACCCATCACGATACGGATCCGGATAATGAGGAAAGCTACACCATTGCTGAAAACAATGGCGTTTTTGACGATGGAAACCCTGAAGGGCTGACGCACTACAACCAAATGCGGTCGTTTCTCAATAATCCCGGCGTGGTGAGCAACACCAATTTTGACGAACTGCGCAACCGCATGGATGTGGAAAATTTCGCCGATTATTTCCTCGCGCAGGTCTATTTCCGGAATACGGACTGGCCGGGAAACAACAAACAGTACTGGCGGGGCACCGACCCTACGCTGCCGGATGGCGTACCCGGTTCAGATGGTCGCTGGCGCTGGATGATGTTTGATACCGACTTCGGCTTTGGTCTGGATTTCGACTATGTAACCGGCCATCAGGAAGGCGCAGCACACAATACCCTGGCTTTTGCTTTACAGGAAAACGGACCCGGCTGGCCAAATCCCGACTGGTCAACCTTTATCCCCCGTCGATTGCTGCAAAATCCGGACTATCGAAATGCTTTTATCAACAGAGCGGCTGACTTACTCAACACCGCCTTTCATCCGGAATACGTAGCCGCACGGCTCGATTCGCTCGAAGCCATCTACCTGCCTGAAATGCAGGAACATATCAACCGCTGGCGAAGACCTGTTTCGGTTAGCAGCTGGCAGCAAAACGTGCAGATCATGCGCGACTTTGCAGTGGAGCGTCCTGCATTTATGCGGCAGCATATTCGTCAGCAATTCAACCTTTCTTCGGCACCGGCTCAGATTACCCTTGATGTGAGCGATCCTGCGCATGGCTTCATTCGGATCAACCGCACGGAAATCCGGCAAGGCACGCCCGGTATTACCGCACAGCCATACCCCTGGACCGGCACCTATTTCACAGGAATTGCGGTAACGCTCGAAGCGGAAGCCCGCACAGGTTATGTCTTTTCGGAGTGGACTGGAAGCGTTTCCTCAACGGAAGCTGTCATCACCGTTTCGCCTCAACAGGCAACAAGCGTAACCGCTGTTTTTGCGCCGCAGGACGATGATGTCACGGATCCGCCGATCGAACCCTGGGTAATGGCGCAAGGCGATTACACCTTCAGCAGCTGGGAAGCAAGTACACCGGCAGGTAGCTACCCCCCGCACATGATATTCTATCAGACCGATTCATCTGACCCTGATCTCACTTCCGTTTTTGAGCAGCCCTGGGTGCTTCCTTACGATCTCAGCAGCCGGAGCCGTATAAACGGACTGGGGGATGATGGCATTGGTTTCATCAATACAGCCAACGCACAGGAGAACGGGGGGGGCTGGCTTGGAACGGCCGTACTCGCACTCAATACGGAGGGGATCACTCAGCTGTATGCCGGCTGGCGCGGCGGCACGGTATTGCCAAACTCAAGGGTTTACAACATCCGCCTGCAGTATCGTATCAACCCCAATGACGCTTTTGAAGATGTGACAGACAGCAGCGGTCAGCCGGTACAGTATGAGCGCAATAGCATAGCGGGTCACAGCTCCTTTGTCGGGCCGGTTGCACTGCCGCAAGCCATGCTTAACCGCAGCTATGCAGAACTGCGATGGGTGTACTATTACACCGGCGTTCGACTCGACAATGAAAGCGGACAGAGAAGTAAGCTGCGCCTTACAGATATAAAAATTTCAGCTGAACCTTTTGAAGTACCCGAGCCGCTGCAGTTTGTGCAGCTTCGCCAAACAGCGCAGGCAGGCACTACTTTACAGCCATTTCAAGTCATCGTCACCGATGGTGCAGGCCATACAGATACCGGCTTTAACGGGGAAGTCACGCTTAGTCTCGCAGAGGGGCCGGGTACTCTCAATGGCACCTTAACGGTGACGGCTTCCGCCGGACAGGCCGTGTTTTCAGACCTTGTCTTCTCAGCTGCAGGAACCTACCGGATTCAGGCCGAAGCCCATTCGGAAACAGTTGTGAGCGACCCCATCCGGGTTGTTGCACTCACTGAAATCATTATGCCTGCAATCGTGCAGGGTGCACAGCCTGAAAATAACGACCGCATTCCCGTCGCCTACCGCCTGCGCCTGGAGGGCTTGCTGCCGGATACGACCTACCGTTTCGCCAACCGGGTTATTGAGGAAAGCGATGGTTTTGAGCAGGATGGCGCCGGCAATATGATTTTTGCCGGAAATGAGGCGGCTTCCTTTATTCGAACAACCGATAGCCCGGACTTCAGCCCTTCGGCATTTGAGAGCGGTCATTTCACCCTGAGCACAGACGAAGCGGGCGTTTTTGAAGGCTGGTTTATTACCGAGCCAAGCGGAAATGAGCGGTTCACCCCGGGCAATTTCCTGCGGATCAGGCTTTTGCTCAACGACGGGCAGAACGGCAGCACTATTCATCACGTAATTGACACGTTCTCTGAATTTCAGGTTCTTGATTTTGGCGAATTAACCGGTCAGGCTACCGGCGTTGCAGCTTTTTCGGAGGCTGACCCGGGCAATTTCATCGTTCTGTATGCCGACGAAGCCGGCGCTGAACGCCCGGTTTACGCTACCTTTGTGCAGCAGACGGGCGTACAGTTTGATGAGCGCTATGCTTCCTTTTTCCGGGAATGGGTCGAGGAAACAGAAGGAGGATGGGCTGCGATGATACCCAATGATTTTCCTTCCGGTATTCGCAGAATTGAAGAGCGTACGCTTGCAGACGGACTGATCATCGAAACCAAACAAAGTGAAGACGGCAGCTGGGGCGAGGGCGTGCCGACGGCCAACCCTGTAGGGGGGCTTACGTTCCCGATTTTGCTGGATTTCCTGTCACCTGTAGATGTGCCATCTGAACCCGGTGAAGCTGCGGCCGAATTCATACTGAATCAGAACTATCCCAATCCCTTCAATCCTTCCACACAGATTTCATATACCCTTCCGGAGTCTGTTCACGTACGGCTTGATGTTTTCAGCGTAAATGGTCAGCTGGTTACAACCCTGCAAAACGGTGTTCAAAGTGCAGGCACACACACAGTTGTTTTTGACTCGCGCAATTTTCCGATTGCAAGCGGAGTGTATCTGTACCGGATTGAAACGGGCAGCTTTGTTCAGGTCAAGAAAATGCTGTTGGTGAAATAG
- a CDS encoding isoaspartyl peptidase/L-asparaginase family protein: MNFVYALTTAFLFLMLTSCTDENTSAADTVPGERPAYAIALHGGAGVISRDIDPDVKQEYVDSLEEALELGRAMLHDGAEALDVVEEVVRLLEDNPLFNAGRGAVMTNAETFELDASIMDGRTLATGAVAGVTTVKNPISLARMVMENSRHVLFAAEGAERFADQMEVERVDPSWFYTERRHQQLIRARERDEVTLDHDESQQSFNPHQDIDDQKYGTVGVAVLDQNGNLAAGTSTGGMTNKRFGRVGDSPIAGAGTYANNETCAISSTGTGEEFIRHAVAFHICAIMEYTNASLNEAASIVIHEKLQQGDGGIIGVSHTGEIAMVFNSRGMFRAAADASGRFEVAIWDENEIEGRQ; encoded by the coding sequence ATGAATTTTGTCTACGCCCTGACCACAGCATTCCTGTTTCTTATGCTCACTTCCTGTACGGATGAAAACACATCTGCCGCTGACACGGTACCGGGCGAGCGTCCGGCCTATGCCATTGCCCTGCACGGCGGCGCAGGCGTCATTTCCCGCGATATTGACCCCGACGTCAAACAAGAGTATGTCGACAGCCTTGAGGAAGCACTCGAGCTGGGTCGTGCCATGCTGCATGACGGCGCGGAAGCCCTTGATGTGGTCGAAGAAGTCGTAAGACTATTGGAAGACAACCCCCTGTTCAATGCGGGACGGGGCGCGGTGATGACCAATGCCGAAACCTTTGAGCTAGACGCTTCTATTATGGATGGCCGCACCCTGGCAACAGGCGCAGTTGCGGGTGTCACAACAGTCAAAAACCCCATAAGCCTTGCCCGCATGGTGATGGAAAACTCCCGGCACGTGCTTTTTGCAGCCGAGGGTGCAGAGCGTTTTGCGGACCAAATGGAGGTTGAGCGGGTCGATCCCTCCTGGTTCTACACCGAGCGCCGTCATCAGCAGCTTATCCGTGCACGGGAGCGTGACGAAGTGACCCTGGATCACGATGAGTCGCAGCAGTCCTTTAATCCCCATCAGGATATTGACGATCAGAAATACGGAACCGTCGGCGTTGCGGTTCTTGATCAAAACGGAAATCTTGCGGCAGGTACTTCAACTGGGGGAATGACCAATAAGCGATTTGGCCGGGTCGGGGATTCACCGATTGCCGGTGCAGGGACCTACGCCAACAATGAAACCTGCGCTATTTCATCAACCGGAACCGGTGAGGAGTTTATCCGCCATGCCGTTGCTTTTCACATTTGCGCCATCATGGAGTACACAAACGCTTCCCTGAATGAAGCGGCTTCCATCGTAATTCACGAAAAGTTACAGCAGGGCGATGGCGGCATTATAGGCGTAAGTCATACCGGTGAAATTGCGATGGTGTTTAACAGCCGGGGAATGTTTCGGGCAGCGGCAGACGCTTCAGGCCGTTTTGAGGTTGCTATTTGGGATGAAAACGAAATTGAAGGACGGCAGTAA
- a CDS encoding purine-nucleoside phosphorylase, whose amino-acid sequence MTFDTIESFRAKRSEALDFIRSKTDFKPEVLIILGTGLGNLARELDTELTIGYQDIPHFPVSTVESHSGKLLFGTLGGKKVVLMQGRFHYYEGYSMQEIAFPVRVAQALGARALLVSNAAGGMNPLYRRGDIMCITDHINMLGLNPLIGPNDNDLGDRFPDMSEPYSNRLIKLAEEVALAQNIKMQQGVYVAVPGPNLETRAEYRFLRLIGADVVGMSTVPEVIAAVHMKMEVFGISAVTDECFPESLQPVVLEEIIEAASIAEPKLTKVIKGVLEKM is encoded by the coding sequence ATGACATTCGACACCATTGAAAGCTTTCGGGCCAAGAGATCCGAAGCCCTGGATTTTATTCGTTCCAAAACTGATTTCAAACCGGAAGTACTGATTATACTTGGTACCGGTCTCGGAAACCTCGCCCGTGAGCTTGATACCGAACTAACCATCGGTTATCAGGATATCCCGCACTTTCCTGTATCTACGGTTGAGTCACACTCCGGCAAACTGTTGTTTGGTACCCTTGGGGGTAAAAAAGTTGTGCTTATGCAGGGGCGCTTTCATTACTATGAAGGCTATAGCATGCAGGAAATTGCCTTTCCTGTACGCGTTGCCCAAGCGCTTGGCGCCCGTGCGCTGCTCGTCTCCAATGCAGCCGGCGGCATGAACCCGCTCTATCGCCGTGGGGACATCATGTGTATTACGGATCACATCAATATGCTCGGTCTGAACCCCCTTATCGGTCCGAACGATAACGATCTCGGAGACCGCTTTCCGGACATGAGTGAACCGTACAGCAACCGCCTGATTAAACTTGCAGAAGAAGTCGCGCTCGCACAAAATATTAAAATGCAGCAAGGTGTATATGTTGCAGTGCCTGGCCCGAACCTTGAAACACGTGCCGAGTACCGTTTTCTGCGCCTCATTGGTGCAGATGTTGTCGGGATGAGCACGGTTCCGGAAGTGATTGCTGCGGTGCACATGAAAATGGAAGTCTTCGGTATTTCAGCCGTAACCGACGAGTGTTTCCCGGAATCCCTGCAACCGGTTGTTCTGGAAGAAATTATCGAAGCCGCTTCTATTGCTGAGCCTAAGCTCACCAAGGTCATTAAAGGCGTTCTCGAAAAAATGTAG
- a CDS encoding glutamine synthetase III family protein produces MSKSFKRFDAIAAVKSPGNGSLSPGDKSFDILHIFGENALHLTELKARLPKQIWKELKKTITENAPLNPDVADAVAVVMKNWATERGATHYTHWFQPLTGHTAEKHDSFITPNQGGGAVAEFSGKELIQGEPDASSFPSGGLRPTFEARGYTAWDPTSPAFIMENENGATLCIPTAFVSWKGEALDHKTPLLRSAEALNKAGLRALKYFDVDATRVVSTVGAEQEYFLIDKEFFYRRPDLVMAGRSLFGAVPPKGQELDDHYFGSIQDRVLSYMLDVEKELYRLGVPVKTRHNEVAPGQYEIAPIFETSNVAADHQQLMMIVLRKVARKYDLVCIMHEKPFAGLNGSGKHTNWSVSTSDGMNLMEPGNDPHSNMLFLFFCTAVISAVHKHQDLLRAVIASAGNDHRLGANEAPPAIISIFLGDQLDDIYAQIKSGDLKSSKKGGLLGLGTPVLPALPKHAGDRNRTSPFAFTGNKFEFRAVGSAQSVSLPVTVLNTIMSEAIDHMCDLLDEQLKSADFETALKTVLTQVTNAHYPILFNGDGYSDEWQEEAAKRGLLNLKTTMDALPYLKSDDNAALFEKYSVLSKAELESRFEIFVDQYFKGINIEGETTASMVQTMIIPSVIRYLNELAATLDRGDKLGFAIAGTKRVADHLASELDALIEANGALIAQNAELGGDTEHEKAEHMRTNVIPAMNKVREIADRLERYVADDYWPMPTYKDMLFIK; encoded by the coding sequence ATGAGTAAATCTTTCAAACGATTCGATGCAATTGCTGCCGTCAAATCACCGGGTAACGGCTCTCTGAGTCCCGGCGATAAGTCATTCGATATTCTCCATATTTTCGGTGAAAACGCACTTCATCTGACAGAATTGAAGGCCCGCCTTCCCAAGCAAATCTGGAAGGAGCTCAAAAAAACCATAACAGAAAATGCACCTCTGAATCCCGATGTTGCAGACGCGGTAGCGGTTGTAATGAAAAACTGGGCAACTGAGCGCGGCGCTACGCACTACACGCACTGGTTCCAGCCGCTTACAGGTCATACGGCTGAGAAGCATGATAGCTTTATTACGCCAAATCAGGGCGGCGGTGCCGTTGCTGAGTTTTCCGGCAAAGAACTCATTCAGGGTGAGCCCGATGCGTCAAGCTTCCCGAGCGGCGGTCTGCGCCCGACTTTTGAAGCTCGCGGGTACACAGCCTGGGATCCGACTTCCCCTGCCTTTATCATGGAAAATGAAAACGGTGCGACGCTTTGTATTCCAACGGCCTTCGTTTCCTGGAAAGGTGAAGCACTCGATCACAAAACACCGCTCCTGCGTTCAGCAGAAGCACTCAATAAAGCCGGACTCCGCGCCCTCAAATACTTCGATGTTGATGCAACCCGTGTTGTTTCAACCGTGGGCGCTGAGCAGGAGTACTTCCTGATTGACAAAGAATTTTTCTATCGCCGCCCGGATCTCGTGATGGCCGGTCGTTCTCTGTTTGGCGCGGTTCCGCCGAAAGGTCAGGAGCTGGACGATCACTATTTTGGCTCTATTCAGGACCGCGTGCTTTCCTACATGCTTGATGTGGAGAAAGAACTTTACCGCCTGGGTGTGCCTGTTAAAACGCGTCACAATGAAGTTGCGCCGGGACAGTACGAAATCGCACCGATCTTCGAAACTTCCAATGTTGCAGCCGATCATCAGCAGCTGATGATGATTGTGCTCCGGAAAGTGGCCCGCAAATACGACCTGGTCTGTATTATGCACGAGAAGCCTTTCGCAGGCCTCAACGGTAGTGGCAAGCATACCAACTGGTCCGTAAGCACTTCCGATGGAATGAACCTGATGGAGCCGGGCAACGACCCGCATTCCAACATGCTGTTCCTGTTCTTCTGTACCGCTGTTATTTCAGCTGTGCATAAACATCAGGATCTGTTGCGCGCCGTAATTGCTTCAGCCGGCAATGATCACCGTCTCGGTGCCAATGAAGCGCCGCCAGCGATCATCTCCATCTTCCTCGGCGATCAGCTTGACGACATCTACGCTCAGATTAAGTCAGGCGACCTGAAGTCTTCTAAGAAAGGCGGCTTGCTTGGTTTGGGAACACCGGTACTTCCGGCGCTTCCGAAGCACGCGGGCGACCGGAACAGAACATCCCCCTTTGCCTTCACCGGCAACAAGTTTGAGTTCCGCGCGGTTGGTTCTGCGCAGTCCGTTTCCCTCCCGGTTACCGTGCTGAATACCATCATGTCGGAAGCTATCGACCACATGTGTGACTTACTTGATGAGCAGCTTAAGAGCGCAGACTTCGAAACAGCTCTCAAAACAGTACTTACACAGGTTACCAACGCACACTACCCCATCCTCTTTAATGGCGACGGCTACTCTGATGAGTGGCAGGAAGAAGCAGCCAAGCGCGGATTGCTGAACCTGAAAACCACCATGGACGCCCTGCCATACCTGAAGAGCGACGACAATGCTGCGCTTTTCGAGAAATACAGCGTACTCAGCAAGGCAGAGCTGGAATCCCGTTTTGAAATCTTTGTAGATCAGTATTTCAAAGGTATCAACATTGAAGGCGAAACCACCGCGTCTATGGTTCAGACCATGATTATCCCATCGGTAATTCGCTACCTCAATGAGCTCGCAGCTACGCTTGATCGTGGTGACAAGCTCGGATTTGCTATCGCAGGGACCAAGCGCGTGGCGGATCATCTCGCCAGTGAGCTTGACGCCCTCATTGAAGCCAACGGAGCCCTCATTGCCCAAAATGCAGAGCTGGGCGGCGACACGGAACATGAGAAAGCCGAGCACATGCGTACCAACGTCATTCCTGCAATGAACAAAGTAAGAGAAATTGCAGATCGTCTGGAGCGCTACGTTGCAGACGATTACTGGCCAATGCCTACCTACAAAGACATGCTCTTTATCAAGTAG
- a CDS encoding 1,4-dihydroxy-2-naphthoate polyprenyltransferase, giving the protein MTLTDSALQQTPSQASVWISAMRPKTLAAAFVPVLIGGSLAYSHDSFLVLPTLAALLCAFLIQIGTNFANDYYDHKKGADTDKRIGFVRATSAGLIAPEAMLRATILTMAAAFVLGLYLVWHGGWVILLIGVLSIIFGILYTGGPYPLGYNGLGDVFVFLFFGFIAVMGTYYINTFEWSAQAFWASIAAGALCTNILVVNNLRDVDEDRQTGKRTLGVLFGDKALKIEYGLMLALAFAIPPHFLVQEGFGWQVLLPMVLLLPAAVLYRNVLIVPDKRALNKTLENTAQFMAAFGIFFSVGLVLGA; this is encoded by the coding sequence GTGACCCTAACTGATTCTGCTCTTCAGCAAACTCCATCGCAGGCTTCCGTCTGGATTTCGGCCATGCGTCCGAAAACTCTGGCCGCAGCTTTTGTTCCCGTACTCATCGGGGGAAGCCTTGCCTACAGCCACGACAGCTTTCTGGTACTGCCCACCCTTGCAGCCCTGCTTTGTGCTTTCCTCATACAGATCGGGACCAACTTCGCCAACGATTACTACGACCATAAAAAAGGAGCCGACACCGATAAGCGTATCGGCTTTGTAAGGGCAACATCTGCCGGACTCATCGCACCCGAAGCCATGCTGCGGGCGACCATCCTCACCATGGCCGCCGCCTTTGTGCTGGGACTCTACCTCGTGTGGCACGGCGGCTGGGTGATTCTGCTCATAGGCGTACTCTCTATCATTTTCGGCATTTTATACACAGGCGGCCCCTACCCGCTCGGGTACAATGGCCTTGGCGATGTGTTCGTGTTTCTGTTTTTTGGCTTCATAGCGGTGATGGGCACCTACTACATCAACACCTTCGAGTGGTCCGCACAGGCTTTTTGGGCATCCATTGCGGCAGGGGCACTTTGCACCAACATCCTTGTGGTCAACAACCTGCGCGATGTGGATGAAGACCGGCAAACCGGCAAGCGCACCCTCGGCGTACTCTTCGGCGACAAAGCCCTCAAAATCGAATACGGTCTAATGCTTGCCCTCGCCTTTGCCATTCCGCCGCATTTTTTGGTGCAGGAAGGTTTCGGATGGCAAGTACTTCTCCCGATGGTGCTGCTGCTGCCGGCCGCGGTGCTCTACCGTAACGTGCTCATCGTACCCGACAAGCGTGCCCTGAACAAGACCCTCGAGAACACGGCGCAGTTTATGGCCGCTTTCGGCATTTTCTTCTCGGTAGGCCTTGTGCTTGGGGCCTGA
- the menC gene encoding o-succinylbenzoate synthase, whose translation MKLTACTYKIPFRAPFRTAGHYFAHRTGLLFFLVYDDGSQIVSEAAPLPGFSEETLEDVLRYLSDHPDWYSFLDDAHLPGFETSIPASLQFACSVLWLKHKAKQSQTNIAVLLGAAPSDSLAVNAAIGLGTTEDLIRKTEEAAAQGYRTIKYKISGEGTTLFEALSHLRESQPGLRFRLDANGCWQPDEAASVLRKFEGFGIEYCEQPVSPADDQRLNRLRSLTRIPVAADESARTLADVKRIIKEKLADVLILKPMICGSVGNLLDILKMAESAGLCTVFTTSLDSAIARRDTALLASALCKTDTAHGLSTGALLASDTLTNADPIENGRFLTGSIPLTLNPDLLNFSLLEQVYERAL comes from the coding sequence ATGAAACTAACGGCCTGCACATACAAGATTCCTTTCCGCGCGCCCTTCCGAACCGCAGGCCATTACTTTGCACACCGCACAGGGCTGCTGTTTTTTTTAGTGTATGATGATGGCTCCCAGATCGTATCAGAAGCCGCGCCGCTTCCGGGTTTTTCCGAAGAAACCCTGGAAGATGTGCTCCGCTACCTTTCAGACCATCCGGACTGGTACAGCTTTCTTGATGACGCGCATCTACCCGGCTTTGAGACAAGCATACCGGCTTCCCTGCAGTTCGCCTGCTCCGTACTCTGGCTGAAGCATAAGGCGAAACAATCCCAAACCAACATCGCTGTCTTGCTCGGTGCGGCTCCTTCCGACAGCCTCGCCGTAAATGCCGCCATCGGACTCGGTACAACGGAAGATCTCATCCGCAAAACCGAAGAAGCGGCAGCACAGGGCTATCGCACCATTAAATACAAAATCTCCGGTGAAGGCACCACGCTGTTCGAAGCCCTCAGTCACCTCAGGGAATCGCAGCCCGGGCTCAGGTTCCGGCTCGACGCCAACGGCTGCTGGCAGCCCGATGAAGCCGCAAGCGTTCTCCGAAAGTTTGAAGGCTTCGGCATTGAGTACTGCGAACAGCCGGTAAGTCCCGCCGACGATCAGCGCCTGAACCGGCTTCGAAGCCTCACGCGCATTCCTGTCGCAGCCGATGAATCTGCCCGCACCCTCGCCGATGTGAAGCGCATTATAAAGGAGAAACTCGCGGACGTTCTCATCCTCAAGCCCATGATTTGCGGCAGCGTTGGGAACCTGCTCGATATCCTTAAAATGGCTGAAAGCGCCGGGCTTTGCACTGTTTTCACGACCTCGCTCGACAGCGCCATTGCGCGCCGCGATACCGCCCTGCTCGCTTCAGCTTTGTGCAAAACGGATACCGCACACGGCCTCTCAACCGGCGCCCTGCTTGCAAGCGACACCCTCACCAACGCGGATCCCATCGAAAACGGACGCTTCCTCACCGGGAGCATTCCTTTAACCCTCAACCCCGACCTGCTGAACTTCAGCTTACTGGAACAAGTCTATGAACGTGCCCTTTGA